One genomic segment of Pagrus major chromosome 13, Pma_NU_1.0 includes these proteins:
- the b3glctb gene encoding beta-1,3-glucosyltransferase, which produces MSHHNVVNRCKLVAVLLLWLGPSAADEHAGRAHAAERPKPSAHSSVGLEEVVFVIQSQRNSYHAHRGEQRRVEILQQAAELGQGDPAVVLLHELSQYEGDWSILPALPRLSATYGQSASWFFFIEEETRVTLSALLQVLHRYPVQEEWFLGKRLHDNDASIIHHYAFSEDPASFGYPDPAAGWAVSATLLHRLAERIQHEHLKSDFTIDLKHEIALYIWEEGNGPQLIAVPEFCTEMRDNCATTCTTYLPNCGEPVPKKDVFVAVKTCQKFHSERVPVVKATWEKDAVFLEFYSDVLDASIPTISLGVPNTERGHCGKTFAILRRFLSKAVPKADWLVIVDDDTLISLPRLRRLLRCYDPKEAVSLGERYGYGLVQNGYSYTTGGGGMVLSRAAVSRVVTSGCSCYSDDAPDDMVLGRCFTALSVPITHSPLFHQARPDDYSESLISMQQAISFHKHWNIDPVAVYKHWLQDTHPRDEL; this is translated from the exons ATGTCACACCATAATGTGGTTAACCGATGCAAACTGGTCGCCGTGCTTCTTCTTTGGCTTG GTCCCTCTGCTGCAGACGAACACGCAGGTCGTGCTCAT GCAGCAGAGCGCCCGAAGCCCTCTGCGCACAGCTCTGTTG GATTGGAGGAGGTGGTGTTCGTGATCCAGAGTCAAAGGAACTCATACCACGCCCATCGAGGTGAACAGAGGAGGGTGGAGATTCTGCAGCAGGCAGCCGAACTGGGACAG GGAGATCCAGCTGTTGTTCTTCTCCACGAGCTGTCACAGTATGAAGGAGATTGGAGTATCCTCCCTGCTCTTCCTCG TCTCTCTGCCACTTACGGCCAATCAGCATCCTGGTTTTTCTTCATAGAGGAGGAAACCAGAGTCACactgtctgctctgctgcaggtcCTCCACAGATATCCAGTCcaagag GAATGGTTTTTGGGTAAGCGTCTCCATGACAACGACGCCTCCATCATCCACCACTATGCCTTCTCTGAGGACCCTGCTTCTTTTGGTTACCCTGACCCTGCAGCAGGCTGGGCTGTCAGCGCAACACTGCTTCacag ACTCGCTGAGCGGATCCAACACGAGCACCTGAAGTCAGATTTTACCATCGACCTGAAACATGAG attGCGTTGTATATTTGGGAGGAAGGAAACGGTCCACAGCTGATAGCTGTTCCAGAGTTTTGTACAGAGATGAGAGACAACTGTGCTACGACATGTACAACCTACCTGCCAAACTGT GGAGAACCAGTGCCAAAGAAAGACGTATTTGTTGCTGTGAAAACTTGCCAAAAATTCCACTCGGAGCGAG TGCCAGTGGTGAAAGCAACCTGGGAGaaagatgctgtttttttagAGTTTTACAGCGATGTCCTTGATGCCTCCATACCCACAATCAGCCTGGGAGTGCCCAATACTGAGAGAG GACATTGTGGAAAGACGTTTGCCATCTTGAGGCGGTTCCTGAGCAAAGCTGTGCCAAAGGCTGACTGGCTGGTCATTGTTGATGATGATACACTCATCAG TTTACCAAGGTTGCGGCGGCTGCTGCGTTGCTATGACCCAAAGGAAGCAGTGAGCCTGGGGGAGAGATATGGCTACGGCCTGGTTCAGAACGGATACAGCTAcaccacaggaggaggagg GATGGTGCTAAGTAGGGCGGCGGTGTCCAGGGTAGTTACCAGTGGTTGTAGCTGCTACAGTGACGATGCTCCTGATGACATGGTGCTGGGCAGGTGCTTCACTGCCCTGAGTGTTCCCATCACACACAGTCCACTGTTCCACCAG GCCAGACCCGATGACTACTCTGAGTCACTGATCTCCATGCAACAGGCCATCTCCTTCCACAAACACTGGAACATAGATCCTGTGGCTGTCTACAAACACTGGCTGCAGGACACACATCCACGTGATGAACTGTAG
- the LOC141007202 gene encoding nectin-3-like protein, with product MAESALGTAFYLLLLTSVIQGFQDLKVFHYEKMEAVVGQAIALPCTINTSLDLKIVSIEWSKNINYITRLALYSPMHGLHLFWPNVSIQIESKTLGSHLHLPGVSKWDSGVYMCDIATFPLGSIRRETQLEVKDVDDEIICDANSTLEVHAGENVTIHCTALPNMQYRWTKNKKLVSENESLELYWVTDAHRGSYTLTVNTGNKSLQKEFTITVLTATTSLNTVAARSTWEMTTESMQHTVHPEVTTSTFPENTSTLGSIMDNSDKPGATPTLTTGNTPDIEDADGARTSLLLRLIIIPVLILIVVAAFLYTKQMIKQR from the exons ATGGCTGAAAGTGCACTGGGAACGGCCTTCTATCTCCTGCTCCTCACCTCTGTTATACAAG GGTTCCAGGATTTAAAGGTGTTCCATTATGAAAAGATGGAGGCAGTGGTCGGTCAGGCCATTGCGTTACCCTGTACTATAAACACCAGTTTGGATCTCAAGATTGTCAGTATTGAATGGAGTAAGAATATAAATTACATCACAAGGCTGGCTCTGTACAGCCCAATGCATGGACTACATCTATTTTGGCCTAACGTCAGCATCCAGATTGAGAGCAAGACATTGGGCTCCCACCTACACCTTCCTGGGGTGTCAAAATGGGACAGTGGTGTCTATATGTGTGACATCGCAACCTTTCCTCTGGGCAGCATCaggagagagacacagctgGAGGTCAAAG ATGTTGATGATGAAATAATCTGTGATGCGAACAGCACTCTTGAGGTCCATGCTGGAGAAAATGTGACCATTCACTGCACAGCGCTCCCGAACATGCAGTACAGGTGGACCAAG AACAAGAAACTGGTGTCGGAGAATGAATCTCTGGAGCTCTATTGGGTGACTGATGCTCACAGAGGGTCTTACACACTGACTGTCAACACAGGAAACAAGAGTCTGCAAAAAGAGTTTACCATCACAGTGCTCACAGCAACCACAAGCTTAAATACAG TCGCAGCAAGATCAACATGGGAGATGACGACTGAGTCCATGCAACATACGGTGCATCCAGAGGTCACTACCTCAACATTCCCAGAGAACACCAGCACCCTGGGAAGCATTATGGACAACTCTGACAAACCTGGTGCAACCCCAACCCTGACCACTGGAAATACGCCTGACATTGAAG ATGCTGATGGAGCACGGACTTCTCTGTTGCTGAGGTTAATCATCATTCCAGTGCTGATACTGATCGTTGTGGCTGCCTTCCTctacacaaaacaaatgataaagcaGAGGTGA
- the LOC141007020 gene encoding mesenteric estrogen-dependent adipogenesis protein, giving the protein MTMTKESDGSTITVTAVEQFLKDPPGGFSVEVLDSEHRVHSDPEQSLVLIDDFHCSEGKVVFQCSRGREVKMQNLWEYTSMRNSVLSRRIYLLISACEEICVKTNNKEASEVRVLQQYVVSINSSNPLIKWQMERGLDWTISSVAGESYRVDVDLTELMESWTAKNTNVITNGLTKVQPVWRDASFTLKYYTDALFDFPHWFGFSKRQFKLRPK; this is encoded by the exons ATGACGATGACCAAAGAGTCCGACGGCAGCACGATAACAGTGACCGCAGTGGAGCAGTTCCTCAAGGACCCTCCGGGCGGGTTCTCCGTGGAGGTCCTCGACTCCGAGCACCGAGTCCACAGCGACCCGGAGCAGAGCCTGGTGCTCATCGATGACTTCCACTGCAGCGAGGGGAAAGTAGTTTTCCAGTGCTCGAGAGGAAG GGAAGTTAAAATGCAGAATCTCTGGGAGTACACCAGCATGAGAAACAGTGTGCTGTCCAGGAGGATCTACCTGCTGATATCAGCCTGCGAAGAAATCTGTGTAAAGACCAACAACAAGGAGGCCAGTGAAGTCAGAG TGCTGCAGCAGTACGTGGTGTCCATCAACAGCAGCAATCCTTTAATCAAGTGGCAGATGGAGAGAGGACTGGACTGGACCATCTCTTCGGTTGCTGGGGAGAGCTACAGGGTGGAT GTTGACTTGACTGAACTAATGGAGAGCTGGACAGCAAAAAACACCAACGTCATAACCAATGGATTAACAAAAGTCCAACCCGTGTGGAGAGACGCCTCCTTCACCCTCAAATACTACACTGACGCCCTCTTTGACTTCCCACACTGGTTTGGCTTCAGCAAAAGACAATTCAAG CTGAGACCGAAATGA